aatttaGGGAGAGAAAGTGGACATGAATTCCAAATATTTATCAGTCTAGTCTTTGTTCACAGATGGTAACCATGTGAGACAAAGACAAACTTTCAATTCTACCTAATGcatgaaataaaacttaaacaTGTGGGCTTCTGTTTGTGAAAACTTCAATATCAATGAAACCATGAGATGAAGAACACAATAAAAAGTCATACCCAGAGACGCTGAAGCTTAGGGCAGTGAACAAGAAGCTTAGCAAGATCATCACTGTTAAGAGGAGCATAACTAAAATTCAAGAAAGTTAGATTTGTGCAAGCAGAGTACAGAACTGGGAGATATTGTGCCGTAGCTACCCATAATCCCGAAAGGGTGTGAAGATTTGTACAATTTTTGAATGCACTTCCAAGCTCTGAGGACTGCTGTGCTGTCAGCTCTTGTGAAAATGAGCCAGTACCAAGCTCACCTAACTGAGGAGCATGAACAAGAAGCCTTTGCAATTGTTCCAGTGTTACACTTTTGTTAACCTTCAAAGTCTTTAATGATTTGCACCTACTGACAAGTTTCTCAAGTGCATCAAAATTTACATCGTTGTGAAGATTGGCAAAGTTCAATACTTCCAATGATGTGAAGCTTTCAGGAAAACAACTCAACCAATTGCCGTTCTTATCTTCAATACCATTCTCTTGTATGTCAAGTTCAGTTAAATTCCTGTATTCACGTAGAATGCAGAAGATTATGTATTGGTCAAAGGAAAAAGTAAACAAAGAAAGTGATCATAATGAAAACAATACCTATTTTCCAGTACTTGATATGGAAGAACCATGAGTAGAGATTTTGAAATCCATAAGAAAGATTATAAAGCTACCAAAAAGATATAGTTTTAATTAAAGTAAGCAGcaattttcaaacttttatgCTCCCAGTTATAAATTTGATCTACTTACACAAGATCCCTTGCCAGCTTATACATACTTATGGTTAAACAGCTGAACGTACAATATGGGGCTGCCCTATCACTTCATAATATACTTATGTAATAGAGCAAGCACAATTTCTACAGAGTATTTATAATtgtacaatattttttaaaaaaagaaaaaaaaaaacatatagtCAACACTCGTAGAACACAGGCTGTGTCCACATGATGCATAATTGCACTGTATTCCAATAAACCAATCTCTGAATTAATGGGAAATTCCCATTCTTGAACATGCATTATAGAATTTCTCATAGTGAAATAGTCATATCAACTTTTCTCCAGCTAAAGAATAAATAGCATCTCAAGCATACAACTacaaccaatcttagcaaaAGTCTACTGGAGCAGCACAAATGAGAAGGCCACCTTCTAGAGAAATAAAAGTCCATTGATTCCCCGTGTCTTACCTGCTTTTTCTATGGTATATATAAGGAATATTACCATGCTACCACTCAATTGATGCTCAAATGTTAATTTCGTCATACAAAAAAAGAAGTGGCCCTCATCAAAAACAGTTCTGTAGCGGGATTCTGTTTCCAATCGCAACAAAATTCACAAACATCTCAACACTAATATTTCGTAACAAAGCATAACATATGAAAATGCCAAACAAGAAGGAAATCAAGAGGGAAAAATCTaaaagaattaattaattaaaggtAAGATCAAACTTGAAGGTCAAAACTGAGTAAAAATAGCTTCAACAACATGACCAATTAATAAAATTGGTTAAAAGAGGCAATCTAAACTCGAGaatcaaatcaaatttttaaaactgttaaaaagtAAAACCAAGAATTATCTGTATAACATCATCCAAAAGTTAAAAGCAGAGATCTCATATCAAAACAGTAACATCATCACATGAAAAGAGAGTGATGAGAGAAACAAAAGCATTAACAGAAAACATGCCAACTTCACCAGTGATTCATTACAAGAACACCATTCTCTCCAGAAAACCAATCAAACCATGTAGattacaaacaaaatattaataatagccaaaagtaaaattaaaatccTCAAAGAATCCCAAATTCATTGTATTTACTGGATATGACTCAAGTAATACAAGAGTTTAAAGACAAATGACTCTTACTTGCAATTAGTGGCGATTGAAGCCATCCCATCAGTGCTGAATCCGTCACAGCTGAGAAGGGAAAGGGCCTTGAAATTGGGGAATGAGAGAGCCAGAAACTCCAAGCTCTCATCAGTAACAGTCATCCTCTTGAGCCTCAACTCTTCAAGCCAAGGgtacttctcagcaaacaccaCCAGCCATGAGTGAATATTAGCACCCCAATTTGCAGGAACCAAGTTGAAGTCAGAAAAACGAGGTTTCCCTTTCAGTGTGACACTTCGAATGTTTGGGAACCTGCGAGTTAGGATCTCAGGAGACACAGAATAGCAGTTACCTATGAACACACTCCTCCTTGACCATCTCTCGGCGTTATACCACTCTTTGCAAACCAAAGAAACTGAGCTTTTGTCCTTCCGAGATTTTAACATCCCGAGAATTCTCTCCAACACCTCATCGGGAAAAGTGGAGTTTGATTTTTTATTCTCCTTCTTTCTCCTACACTCCATCTTCAACTCAAGAATAGAGAGACAAAAAAAGAGCCAAATTTTCAGGCTCCTTATGAATCAACAATGAGATTTGTAAGCAGCCACCTTGTCAAATTATGGTAAAGCGACCAATGAAAAAGGAAGACTCAAACAAAGTTACAAAGTGAAATTAGGGAGCAGAAAAAGTATCAGGTACAAGGAAAACGGTTTGCAGAGAGAAGCAAATTGTCAATGACAATAACAAATtcccaaaaaaatataaagcagagaaagaaaagaaagaaatttgCTGAGTGAACTCTCCGAAGTTGAAAAAACCTGCTGCTATGTACCCTTCACTCTTCAACTACAAAGGTACCTTCTTTCAGCCATGTTTTCTCTTTGAACACAAGAAAAACACATAGGGCATTCAGaactgaaataaaaatttagagacCCAAATGGGCATGATGGAATATGAGATCGGTAAGAGGTGGAAGGAGATCCAGAAGCTGTATATTTATATGGGTGTATGTGAGAGGAGATGGGAGAGAGAAAAGGTTAGGTCAGTGAAAATTGGGATCTTTTCCCCTGAACCGAAGCTCTCAAATCACTTGTACCTTATGATGAGTGATGAGGCCAACGACCATAGGCACTGATCACCCACGGCGTATTATAACAAAAGTAGAGGATCAGAAAAAGACGGAAGAAATAAAGTTTTCATCTTTGAAGAAGATTGGTTGCAGTTAAGAAGAAGACAGAGAAAACGCACAAGATAAGAGTCAAGTGATTGAGAAAAATTAGtcataaaatattgataaaaatagaAAGATACTAAGGATGTTTTTACTGTTCGGTGTTTTGTAGGAATAAAAGGTATaaccattttttaattttaataaaatagttgtttggttctttatttttatctatttctttctcatttaatataataaatatatgcataaattagttaaaaattataataaaaagaaaaaatataaagatggtTTTCTTATTGTATGTCCTTGacacattttaataattattaaaaattatttcttatatcatattttatatagGTGTGAAAGTaacttataattaattttaattttatattattttttatttctaactCTTTCTTTTCTTATGTCAACAAATAAGATATGGcaacattattttaatatagcAAAAATCGAAATAATTCAAACCTTTAACATTTGATtcttttagattatataattaatttcaatCAATTAAGTCAAGTTGCACCATACACTTTTCTATtgattcaataaattttttagacTAAAACTAAACCCAACTGTATCATAAATATCTTAATCACATTTATAAGAGAAATTTGTTTTCCAGTTACATGTGATTGTTATGGATAAGaaacttaaataatataattagtaaTATATTCCAAGAGAATAGACTAATGGAAAGAAAATATGTTTGGTCAACTAATCTATAAATTACCCAAAAAATTTATTAGCTGATTTATTAAACTGAAAGTGTTTATTATAGTTAATTAATAAGCTAGCTAATGAAtgaaaaattacattaaaaatatgtttggttacttgatttctaaattgaaaaaacaaaacaaaataatataatagggataaaattaaaagaaaacacaaaacaaGTTAATTATCTTCATAAACTAATGGAAAAAAacgtataaaaaaattaaaaattaataatagaaacagaCTAATTTATAACTAGACACTAACTttcctattttttctttttaataacaGATAATTCTTGTTATTAAGTTGCATAGTAATATTTATGTGAAAAGTTTATAAAAACTAGACATACTAAttcataaaagataaaagagtGAATGACAATCTATTCACACTTTTAAGGATTTTTTTTGGGGAGTTAGTTAAATGATTGTGGCTATTTAAAGTGAATTAAGTAATTGATTTTTGTTATGAAATCTccaattagtttttaattaataattgtgaaaatattataaaacactttttaaaataatatagtgTTAGTGAAATATCAATAATTAGGgacttcttaaaaaaataacaataaattaacACAAAGGTATtttccaaaaaattaaaaaaaaatgagaataaaTATGAATTCTTAAGCATGTTATTACACTATCAATACTTAAACACTGTCTATATTTTTCTGGTAATATAATAACTTTATAATCTCATCCTTTACAAACTAAAAGTAAATAATAGCCACTAACAAAATtctagttttaatattttaggttatt
The sequence above is a segment of the Phaseolus vulgaris cultivar G19833 chromosome 2, P. vulgaris v2.0, whole genome shotgun sequence genome. Coding sequences within it:
- the LOC137811969 gene encoding protein TRANSPORT INHIBITOR RESPONSE 1-like; this encodes MECRRKKENKKSNSTFPDEVLERILGMLKSRKDKSSVSLVCKEWYNAERWSRRSVFIGNCYSVSPEILTRRFPNIRSVTLKGKPRFSDFNLVPANWGANIHSWLVVFAEKYPWLEELRLKRMTVTDESLEFLALSFPNFKALSLLSCDGFSTDGMASIATNCKNLTELDIQENGIEDKNGNWLSCFPESFTSLEVLNFANLHNDVNFDALEKLVSRCKSLKTLKVNKSVTLEQLQRLLVHAPQLGELGTGSFSQELTAQQSSELGSAFKNCTNLHTLSGLWVATAQYLPVLYSACTNLTFLNFSYAPLNSDDLAKLLVHCPKLQRLWVVDTVEDKGLEAVGSHCPLLEELRVFPADPFDEGIAHGVTESGFIAVSQGCPRLHYVLYFCRQMTNAAVATVVQNCPDFTHFRLCIMHPGQRDYLTQDAMDEAFGAVVKTCRKLQRLALSGYLTDLTFEYIGKYAKNLETLSVAFAGSSDWGMSCVLDGCPKLRKLEVRDCPFGNGALLAGLWKYESMRSLWMSDCEVTMNGVRLLAKQKPRLNVEVIKEESYDTQHAKKVYVYRSVAGPRRDAPPFVLTL